The DNA sequence AAGTTTGAAAGGGTTATGGAGCTTCTTTCTGGTTCAAAGGAGGGGAAGATTATAAGAGACCTACTAAGCGATACCTGTTCCAAATACAAGGTGGAAGGCTTTGGTCTTAAGGAGGCATCTCACTTTTTGAGAAACATAGGCTTTGAAGACGTGGCAATAGTGGACAGGCACATTTTTAGATACCTTAAGGAAAAGGGTCTCCTGCCAGACTACAAAACCATTACAAGACGCATATACCTTGAGGCGGAGAGAAAGCTTGAGGAAATATGCCAAGAGCTTGGAATGTCTCAAGGAGAGCTTGACCTTTATATCTTCTACCACAAAACGGGGAAGGTGTTAAAATAATCATAAAAGGGGTGGAGCTATGCTTGTGGAACTTACAGAAGACCTAAAAACCGGTGTGGAAGAGATGGACAAGGACCATC is a window from the Aquificaceae bacterium genome containing:
- a CDS encoding N-glycosylase/DNA lyase, whose amino-acid sequence is MFEELQELKEKIKPYVDRRLSEFKELGKTGKTTFDFRPFANYSYEADIFSELCFCLLTANSSALMGIKLQSFIGIEGFRSMSLEELEKTISSAGHRFARQRAERIVKARDKFERVMELLSGSKEGKIIRDLLSDTCSKYKVEGFGLKEASHFLRNIGFEDVAIVDRHIFRYLKEKGLLPDYKTITRRIYLEAERKLEEICQELGMSQGELDLYIFYHKTGKVLK